The Trinickia caryophylli genomic sequence GCCGGTCACGCCGTGGCGCCCATACACCGCGCAATCCTCGAGCTTGCGGCCGAGCGCGCCCGCCACGGCCTCGCCCATCATCAGCGCCGTGCCCGACGGCGCATCGACCTTATGGCGGTGATGAGCTTCGATGATCTCGATATCGTAGCCTTGTGCAAAATGGCTTGCCGCAAACTCGAGCAGCTTGAGCGTCACGTTCACGCCCACGCTCATATTCGCCGCGAACACGATGCCGAGCGTCTCGCTCGCCTTTACGAGCACCTGCTTTTGCGCCTCTTCGAAGCCGGTCGTGCCGATCACGAGCTTCACGTCGTGACGCAGCGCGGCCTCGATGTGAGCGATCGTGCCCTCGGGGCGCGTGAAATCGATCAGGCAGTCGGATGCGGCGAGCACGGCGTCGATGTCGTCGCTGAGCGCGACGCCCGTGGCCTTGCCGAGAAACGCGCCCGCGTCGTCGCCAAGCGCCGGGCTGCCCGCGCGATCGAGCGCACCTGCGAGTGTGGCGTCGGGGTCGTTCAGGACCGCTTCGATCAGCATCCGGCCCATGCGGCCCGATGCGCCTGCAACGGCGATTTTCATCGGAACAATGTCCTTATTTCATGACGATAGGTTCGCGCAGCGAACTACGCCCGGGAAAACAAAACAGCAACGCATAAAAGAAAAGCGGGCTTTCGCGCTACGCTCGGCCCGCTCGTGCGAAGGACGCCGGCGCTTTTCAGCCCCTGCTCGCCTCTTTCGCCGGCACTGACGTCAAGGGCTGGTTGCGCTGCATCGAACCATCGCTGCTTTGCGGCGAAGTCGGCCCCACGGGCTGGCTTTGATCCTGCTGCGCGGGCTGCGGCTGACGGCGCCACTGCAACTGCGGCACGGCTCCGGCCGGCGTGCCCGTGGCCGACGGAGCGCCCGAGCGCGCCGAGGAGGTCGATGGCGCCGTCGCGGGCGTCTGGTTCACGGCCCGGTTCGCGGCCTGCGCGGCTTGTGCGTTCGCATCGGCACCCTGCTCGGCAGGCTCGGGCGCAGGCGCGGACGCGGCGGCCGGTGCGCTCGCCGCGGCGACGCTTTGCTTGACCTTCGCTTTCTTGCCGCGCTTGTCGCCATCGATATCGGCGAGCAGCTCGAGCTCCGACGGCAGGTCGTCCCCGCCCTCCCAGCTCGCTACGCGATCGCCTTCGAAGTGGACGATGAAGTCACGCTGTTGCACGACGTCCGTGAAGCCGCGCTTGAAATAGAACAGATAGTCCCAACGATCGGCATGGAACATGTCCGCCAGCAGCGGCGTGCCCAACGCGCTCTTCACATCGGCGCGGGTCATGCCCACCTGCATTTTCGCGGCAGCCTCCTTGGAGACGAAATTGCCTTGCACGACGGTGATCCGATACGGCGTGATGCTCCGCGCGATACGCTGCGTGACGCTGTCGTAAGTCGAACATCCGCCGAGGAGCGTGACCGCCATGGTGGCGATCGCGACGCACTGCGCACCGCTCCCCCGACACTTCAAAAGAAAATTTGGACTCATTTCACCCACCGTGCGGGCCCCTTTTTGCATGCGACGAGACCGCGCGAGTTTCACCGAAGATGACCGGAACCGCAAAAACCCATTACTATTGGAGCCCTGCATTGTACTCTAGGGATGCCCGGCCATGACCAATCCGACAGATCTCAAAAATATCGGGCTCAAGGCGACCCTACCGCGCCTCAAGATTCTCGAAATCTTCCAACGCAGCCCGGTACGCCATCTGACCGCCGAAGACGTTTATCGCAATCTGCTGACCGATCAGCTCGACATCGGCCTGGCCACGGTTTACCGCGTGCTGACGCAATTCGAGCAAGCCGGCCTGCTGTCGCGCAGCAACTTCGAATCGGGCAAAGCTGTCTTCGAGCTCAACGAAGGCACGCACCACGACCACCTCGTGTGTATCGACTGCGGCCGCGTCGAGGAGTTCTTCGATCCCGAGATCGAAAAGCGGCAACAGACGATCGCGCAGGAGCGCGGCTTCAAGCTGCAAGAGCATGCGCTCGCGCTCTACGGTGCATGCACGAAGGAAAACTGCCCCCACCGCAAGCATTGAGACCGGCCTCGATCCGGCAGACTAAAAAGTCCTTTCCGCGTCTTTCCCTTAGCGTCTCGATCGCTTTACGCCACGCGCCCCATTGGCGCGCCCGGCACCATGAGATCGACAAGATGGGTTCGTGCATCTTCGCCACCGGCACGTCGGGATGCCGGACGGCGTATGGACGCAGCGGCAGGTCTTTCGACCGTCCGAGCGCCGTTTCCCGACGTCCGCATGGAGCTTGAGGAGTCTGCCGCGTTCCTCGGCACCCCGGGGGGCGTGGAGGATAGGCGACGATCGAAGCGATTTTCCTGCCGGAGCCCAATCGCGGCGGCGAAAAACCGAAGTTACCGAAGTCGCGAGTCGGGCTGCGCCGCTGACCGGCACGCAAGCGCCGCGCGCGGGTGGTCGCGCGGAGTCCGGGCACCCGTTGCGGGCGCCCGGAGCACTTTCTTACTTTGCCGTGGCGAGTGCAACCGCCGTATCGAGCATGCGGTTCGAGAAGCCCCACTCGTTGTCGTACCAGCTCGAGACCTTCACGAGGCGGCCCGCCACTTTCGTCAGCGTTGCGTCGAACGTCGACGATGCGGGGTTGTGGTTGAAGTCGACCGACACGAGCGGTGCCTCGTTGTAGCCGAGGATGCCCTTCAGTTCACCTTCCGACGCAGCCTTCATGATCGCGTTGATCTCTTCGACCGTGGTGTCGCGCTTGGCGATGAACGACAGGTCGACGATCGAGACGTTGATCGTCGGGACGCGAATGGCGTACCCGTCGAGCTTGCCGGCCAGCTCGGGCAGCACGAGGCCGATCGCGGCGGCCGCACCCGTCTTCGTCGGGATCTGGCTGTGCGTCGCCGAACGCGCGCGGCGCAGGTCTTCGTGATAAACGTCGGTCAGGACCTGGTCGTTCGTGTAGGCGTGCACCGTCGTCATGAGCCCCGTCTCGAGGCCGATCTTGTCGTTGAGCGGCTTGACGAGCGGAGCTAGGCAGTTCGTCGTGCACGAGGCGTTCGAGACGACCGTGTGCTCCGCCTTCAGGGCCTGGTGGTTCACGCCGTAGACGACCGTCGCGTCGACGTCCTTGCCGCCGGGCGCCGAGATCAGGACCTTCCGGGCACCGCCCTGAAGGTGCGCGCTCGCCTTGGCCTTCGACGTGAAAAAGCCCGTGCACTCCATGACCACGTCCACGCCCAGGTCGCCCCACGGCAGCTCGGCCGGGTTGCGGTTGGCCAGCACGCGGATCTTGTCGCCGTTCACGACGAGGTAGTCGCCGTCCACTGCGACTTCGGCATTGAACCGCCCGTGCGCCGTGTCGTACTGCGTCAGGTGCGCGTTCGTCTTCGCATCGCCGAGATCGTTGATCGCGACGATTTCGAGGTCGTGCTTCTTCCCACTCTCGTAGAACGCCCGCAGCGTGTTGCGGCCGATACGGCCATAGCCGTTGATTGCAACGCGAATCGTCATGCTGTTTCTCCTGATCCTCTGAAAAAAGTCCTGCGATTCCAAAAGCCCGCCGACGCAGCTGGGCGAGACCACGCCGCCGGGGGGCCGTCGGGCCTCGCGCACGAAGCGCGTGGCCCTGGGTCTGTTACGCGTCGAGCGCCGCCTTCGCCGCCGCGACGACATGCTCGACAGTGAAGCCGAAGTGCTTGAACAGCACGCCAGCCGGGGCCGATTCGCCATACGTGTCGATACCGACCACGCCGCCCTCGAGCCCCACGTACTTGCGCCAGTAATCGGTCACGCCTGCCTCGATCGCCACGCGGCGCACGCCGTGCGGAAGCACGCGCTCGCGATACTGCGCGTCCTGGCGGTCGAACACGGTAGTCGCGGGCATGGACACGACACGCGCCCCGATGCCCTCGCGCGCGAGCGGCTCCACTGCCTTGAGCGCCAGTTCCACTTCGGAGCCGGTCGCGATAAGGATGATCTTGCGCGCAACGATTTCGTCGTTCCAGTCACGCAGCACGTAGCCGCCCTTGGCCACGTCCTGGATCTGCATGTCGGTACGCTCCGAGAACGGCAGGTTCTGCCGGCTGAACACGAGGCACGACGGGCCACGATGCTCGACGGCCTGGGTCCAGGCAACAGCCGTTTCCACCGTGTCGGCCGGGCGCCACACCTGCAGATTCGGAATCAGCCGCAGGCTCGCCAGGTGCTCCACCGACTGGTGCGTCGGGCCGTCTTCGCCAAGACCGATCGAGTCGTGCGTGAACACGAAGATCGACGGCGCCTTCATCAGCGCGGCCACGCGCAACGCGTTGCGGCTGTAGTCGGAGAACGTCAGGAACGTGCCGCCGAACGCCTTGTGGCCGCCATGCAGCGCGATGCCGTTGATGATGGCGCTCATGCCGAATTCGCGCACACCGTAATTGATGTGGTTGCCCCAGTCGATGCCGTTTTCGCCGGCGCGCACGGGCTTGCTCGCCTTCCAGTTCGTCAGGTTGGATCCGGTCAGGTCAGCCGAGCCGCCAAGCAGTTCGGGCAGCACGGCCGCGAGCCCTTCGATGGCCTGTTGCGAGGCCTTGCGCGTGGCAATCGTCTCGGCGCGCTCGTTCGCGCCGGCGACGATCGCCTGCGCCTTCGCCGCCCAGTCGGCCGGCAGTTTGCCTGCCATGCGGCGCTCGAACTCGGCGGCCTCGGCCGGGTACTTCGCGCGATACTGCGCAAATGCGTCGCTCCACAGCGCTTCGCTGCGTGCACCGAGTTCCTTTGCGTCCCACGCCGCGTAGACTTCCTGCGGAATGACGAACGGCTCCCACTTCCAGCCGAGCGCTTCGCGCGTCGCGGCGATTTCCTGGGCGCCCAGCGCCGCGCCGTGCACGTCGTGCGTGCCCGCCTTCGTCGGCGCCCCCTTGCCGATCACCGTCTTGCAGCAGATCAGCGTCGGCTTGCCCGCACGCTTGGCCGCGGCAATCGCGGCGTCCACGGCATCGACGTCGTGCCCCGCCACGTCGCGAATCACGTTCCAGCCGTATGCTTCGAAACGCTTCGGCGTGTCATCGTGGAACCAGTGCTCGACGTGCCCGTCGATGGAAATGCCGTTGTCGTCGTAAAGCGCAATCAGCTTGCCGAGCTTGAGCGTGCCCGCGAGCGAGCAGACCTCGTGCGAGATGCCTTCCATCAGGCAGCCGTCGCCGAGGAAAACGTAGGTGTAATGATCGACGATCGCCGCATCGGCCTTGTTGAATTCCGCCGCGAGCAGCGCCTCGGCCAGCGCCATGCCGACGGCATTGGCAAGCCCTTGGCCGAGCGGGCCCGTCGTCGTCTCGACACCGGGCGTGATGCCGTATTCCGGATGCCCCGGCGTTTTCGAGTGCAGCTGACGGAAGTTCTTGAGCTCGGCCATCGGCAGGTCGTAGCCCGTCAGGTGCAGCAGCGCGTAAAGCAGCATCGAGCCGTGGCCGTTCGAGAGCACGAAGCGGTCGCGGTCGGCCCAGTGCGGGTTGGCCGGGTTGTGCTTCAGATGGCGCGACCAAAGGGCGACGGCGATCTCGGCCATGCCCATCGGCATGCCGGGATGGCCGGAATTCGCTTGTTGCACGGCGTCCATCGCGAGCGCGCGGATCGCGTTCGCCATCAGGGCGGTGGGAGCGGAAGACGAGGTCGTCATGTCGTGTCCGGAGAACGAGTCGAGAAAGCGGGGCCGCCGCGCGGTGGACCGTCGCGGCTGCCGGTGCCGCCGCGCTTCGCGGCGCCGCGGCAAGGCAGCAAAATAGAGCGAACGGACGAGGCTGCAAAGCTCGTCATTCTAACAGATGCCACCCCCTTGCCAGCCGTGCCGCTCGCTCGCGAGGCGCGCCGCGACGGGGCTCCGGCACCTATAATCGGATCGTGTGCCGCCCCGGCCCACTGCCCGGCGCGCCAACGTTTTTCCCGCGACCGCGACTTGCCGCCGCGGTACCGCAGCTCGCCGTTCGCTGCCCGTTGCCCGTTGCCGCTCCTTTGCTGCCCGCGACCGCCCTCATGTCCGCAATCGTCCTCAATCGTCCTCAATCTCCCCGATCGCTCCTGACCGTCCAGTGAACGCCCGCGCCCACGCTCCGCTTCTCTTCCGTCCGACCGCGGATGCCGTCTACGGTTTTCCCCATGCCCGTCGCATTGCCAGCGTCGTTTCGCCGCATCAGCGTATCGACGTGTGGGAAACAGGTCGGCTCGGCACGCTGTTTACGCTCGACGGCCGCCCGATGACTTCCACCGGCGACGAGTTCATCTATCACGAATGTATGGTCCATCCGGCGGCACTCGTACATCCCGAGCCGAAAAAAGCGCTCGTACTCGGCGGCGGAGACGGCGGCGCGGCGCGGCAACTGCTGAAGCATCCCAGTATCGAGCGCATCGTCGTCGCCGAACTCGACGAGGCGGTGGTGCAGATGGCCCGCCGCCACTTGAACGCGGTGCATCGCGGCGCGCTCGACGATCGACGCGTCGAACTCGTCATCGGGAACGCGGCGCGCTTCGTCGAGGCGACACGCGAGCAGTTCGACCTCGTCGTGTTCGATCTCACCCCGCCCGATTCGCCGGCCGCCGAGCTCTACACGGAGCACTTCTACGCCCGGCTCAAGGCGGTCATGACGCCACGCGCGGCGCTCTCGATGCATCTGGGCTCGGCCCAGTTCCATCTGCAACGGGCCGTAGCGTTGCTGCACGGGCTGCGGGCCAACTTCGCGATCGTTCACGCCATGTCGGCCTGCGTGCCGCTTTACGGCTCGTTGTGGCTGATGGCAATTGCGAGCGACACACTCGACGCCGCGGCGCTCTTCAAGAACGACATCGAAGGCCGTCTCGCGGCGCGCCGTATCGCCGAGCTGCAGTACTATGGCGCGGGGCTGCACCCCGCACTGTTCGCACTGCCGCAAGCCCTCGGCGATGCGCTCGCCGGCCGCCGCACGGCTTGACGCAGCGGTACGCGCCGTTCGCCACTCCATACTTTGAACGAAGTCGTCCCATGCCCCGCTTTTTTGTCGACATGCCCTTGCTCGTGGGCGACGTCCTCACACTGCCTGATGAAGTCGCGCGCCACGTCCAGGTGCTGCGCCTGGCTCCAGGCGATTCGCTCGTGCTCTTCAACGGCCGCGGTGGTCAGCACGCGGCGCGCCTCGTCGAGATCGGCCGACGCCACGCGCTCGCGGAGGTCGGCGAATTCTCGCCGATCGATGCCGAGCCGCCGTACGAGATTGCGCTCGCCCAGGGCATTGCCGGCGGCGACAAAATGGACTGGCTGATCGAAAAGTCCGTCGAGCTCGGCGCCGCGCGCGTCGTCCCACTTTCGGCTGCCCGCAGCGTCGTGCGGCTCGCGGCCGAGCGCGCGCAGCGCCGGCAAAGTCACTGGCAGGCGCTCGTGCGCGCCGCCTGCGAGCAATGCGGGCGTAATCGCATTCCCGAAGTGGAGGCGCCGCAGGAGTTCGGCCGCTGGCTCGACACGTTGTCCGCCGAAGCGTCCGAAGGCGAACTCCGGCTCATGCTCTCACCGCGCGGGGCACGTTCGCTGCACAGCCTGCCCGAATCGCCGCCCACCGGCCGCGTGACCCTGCTCGTGGGGCCCGAGGGCGGACTCGCACCGGAAGAGGAAGCGGCGGCGGGCCAACGCGGATTCGTCGCGCTAGCGCTCGGACCACGCGTGCTGCGCACGGAAACGGCTGGCATGGCCGTGCTCGCGGCGCTGGCCGCGCGCTGGGGGGGCTGGTAGACGCCGCGGCAACCCACGGCGGAGGGAGCCGGCGCGCCCGCCGCCGACGTCATGGGGAAAGCAACAAAGACAAAGCCCGCTCACCGGCGGGCTCTGACGGAACCAATGCAACAGCACCCACGGTGCCGTGCGCGCCTGAGAACCCTCAGGCAAACGAGTAAAACACGCGGAACGCGACCTTGCGCTCGGCCCAGAATTCGGCGGCTTCGCGGAACACGTCGAGCAGCGTCTCGCGCCCTTCCTTGTCGAACTTCTGAGCGATCGGCAGGCCCTCGAGCACGATGACAAAGCCGGGCTGAGCACCCGCCTTGTGCACGAGATCGGTCAGGCAATCGTAAAGCGCGTCATAGTTCTTGCCGAAGTGCTTCGGGAACAGAAATGAAGTGGCGATGGTTTCGAGAACTTCTTGCTTCGAAGCCGCGCATGCGCAGTACGCATAGAGAAAATGCTGGCCAAGCCGGCTTGCCTCGTCGGCGAGATCCTGCACGCGGAACGCCCGGATCGACTGCACGATATTCGGCCGCACCGTCGCGAATAGGCTCATAGGCTCCTCGTTCGATGAATGCCCGGGCTGCCCTTCGCACCGCAGGCTCTGACCGTTCTCGGCCGCCCGCATCTGCATGACGCGCTGAAAAAGATTGCCGTCGCCGGCCGCGAACAGATCCGGTGCGACCGAAGCGTCGTGCGCGTAGATGTTGTCGCTCATGCCGCTCATCCCGATGTCATTCAACAATACGTTTAAAACTGTTGTAGTGGTCACCCGTGTAATAGCAGTTGTCGGCGCGCTGCGGCGGACCGCCGCAGACGATGCGCCGGGCGCCGCGGTTTCTCGCACGCTGCGTGGGGACCGTGTACTCGTGGTAATAGCCTCGTTCGCGGGGCGGCAACCGCTTCTCGAAGTTGCCGAACACCGTGCCGTCTTTCGCATACGGATAAGGCCCGCCGGACGCGATCAAGTTCAATGTGTCCCGCGCTTCGCGAGGCAACCGGGAACGTGCGACCGTGCCCGGAGCCTGCGCCCCGAAGACCGGGGCGCCCGGCTCGCGCGCCGATGCAACGCCCGCCTGCTGCGCCGCGAACGGCAGCGCAAGAGGCCCGACGTTGCCGAAAAAGACCGTGAACGCGAGCGCGCCGGCCTTCCACCAGCGAGCCCGCGCCTGCGCCGTGCCCCTGGTCGCGCCCTGTTGCGCGCTCATCGTCTGACCCGTTTTCCCTTCGTTTCGATTCTTGACGTGTGACAGCCACGAAAGGTGAAAGGTTATCTCTAACGAGGCGCAGAAGCAATCTTTGTCTGGAAAATGAAAGGTTTGCGTAAAAGGGCCATATCACTCCCGGTCCGTCCGTCGGCCACTTTTTACGTTCGCCCCATTAAAGAGATAAGACAAATTTAGCCTGATCAGGATAAGATCGCAAATGACGTAACCCGGTGGCGGCGAGTTTTGCCTCCTCGCCGTATGGGCTGTACCGGGGACGTTGTTTCACGCTTTTGGGCGGTATTTCTCTCTGTTTTTTCGCCCTCGGCGTGCCCATTGCGGGCACGCCGTTTTTTTTTGCAGCGTCAGATCAACGCGCGGCGCTGACGTCCGCCACGAGCAATGCCGTCATGTTGACGATCCGGCGCACCGTTGCCGAAGCCGTCAGCACGTGAACGGGCTTGGCGGCGCCGAGCAGGATCGGCCCGATCGCCACGTTGTTGCCGGCCGCTGTCTTGAGCAGGTTGTAGGCGATGTTGGCCGCGTCGATATTGGGCAACACGAGCAGGTTGGCATCGCCCTCGAGCGTGGACTCGGGCAGTACCTCGCGGCGCAGGTTCGCGTCGAGCGCCACGTCGCCGTGCATCTCGCCATCCACCTGCAGATCGGGCGCCCGTACCTGCAGAATCGCGAGCGTGTCGCGCATCTTCTGCGCCGACGGCGCGTTGCTCGTGCCGAAGTTCGAATGGGAGACGAGTGCGACCTTCGGCTCGATGCCGAAGCGGCGCACCTCTTCGGCCGCCATGATCGCGATCTCGGCCAGTTGCTCCGGGGTCGGATCGACGTTCACGTGCGTGTCGACGAGAAAGATCTGCCGGCCCGGCAGAACGAGCGCATTCATCGCCGCATAAACGCTGCACCCTTGCCGCTTGCCGATCACCTGGTCGATGAAGTGCAGGTGGCGATGCGTCGTGCTGATCGTGCCGCAGATCATGCCGTCCGCCTCTCCCTTCGCGAGCAGCATCGAGCCGATGAGCGTCGTGCGCCGGCGCATCTCGAGCTTTGCCATCTGATGGCTGATGCCCTTGCGCGCCATCATGTGCGCGTAGGTCTGCCAGAAGTCGCGGTAACGCTCGTCGTGCTCGGTATTGACGACGGTAAAGTCCACCCCGGGCGTGAGCCGCAGGCCGTAGCGCTCGATCCGGCTTTCGATCACCGACGGGCGCCCGATCAGCACGGGAGTGGCAATTTTCTCGTCGACGACGATCTGCACGGCGCGCAGCACGCGCTCCTCCTCGCCCTCCGCGAACACCACGCGCTTTCTCTCGGCCGGCAGCGAACGCGCCTGCTGAAAGATCGGTTTCATCGTCGTGCCGCTGTGATAGACGAATTGCTGCAGATGCTGCTTGTACGCCTCCATATCCTCGATGGGGCGCGTGGCGACACCGCTGTCCATCGCGGCCTGGGCAACGGCCGGCGCGATCTTGACGATGAGGCGTGGATCGAACGGCTTCGGAATCAGGTACTCGGGGCCGAACGAAAGATCCTGAATGCCGTAAGCCGTTGCCACGACATCGCTTTGCTCCTGGCGGGCCAGCCCGGCAATCGCGTTGACCGCCGCGATTTCCATCTCGCGCGTGACGGTCGTCGCACCCGCATCGAGCGCGCCCCGGAAGATGAACGGAAAGCAGAGGACGTTGTTGACCTGATTCGGATAGTCGGTGCGGCCCGTGGCCAGCACCGCGTCGGGGCGCACTTCGAGTGCGACTTCCGGCAGTATTTCGGGCGTCGGATTCGCCAGCGCGAGAATCAGCGGCCGTGTTCCCATCGTCTTCACCATCTCGGGCTTGAGCACGCCCCCGGCCGACAGCCCGAGGAAGATGTCGGCGCCCTCGATCACCTCGGCCAGCGTGCGCGCGTTCGTCTCGCGTGCGAAGCGCTCCTTGTCCGGATCCATCAGCTCGGTGCGTCCCTGATACACGACGCCAGCCAGATCGGTCACGAAGATGTTTTCGAGTTGCAGGCCGAGATCGACGAG encodes the following:
- a CDS encoding barstar family protein, which gives rise to MSDNIYAHDASVAPDLFAAGDGNLFQRVMQMRAAENGQSLRCEGQPGHSSNEEPMSLFATVRPNIVQSIRAFRVQDLADEASRLGQHFLYAYCACAASKQEVLETIATSFLFPKHFGKNYDALYDCLTDLVHKAGAQPGFVIVLEGLPIAQKFDKEGRETLLDVFREAAEFWAERKVAFRVFYSFA
- a CDS encoding ribonuclease, giving the protein MSAQQGATRGTAQARARWWKAGALAFTVFFGNVGPLALPFAAQQAGVASAREPGAPVFGAQAPGTVARSRLPREARDTLNLIASGGPYPYAKDGTVFGNFEKRLPPRERGYYHEYTVPTQRARNRGARRIVCGGPPQRADNCYYTGDHYNSFKRIVE
- the dapB gene encoding 4-hydroxy-tetrahydrodipicolinate reductase, with the translated sequence MKIAVAGASGRMGRMLIEAVLNDPDATLAGALDRAGSPALGDDAGAFLGKATGVALSDDIDAVLAASDCLIDFTRPEGTIAHIEAALRHDVKLVIGTTGFEEAQKQVLVKASETLGIVFAANMSVGVNVTLKLLEFAASHFAQGYDIEIIEAHHRHKVDAPSGTALMMGEAVAGALGRKLEDCAVYGRHGVTGERDPSTIGFSAIRGGDIVGDHTVLFAGTGERIEITHKSASRVSYAQGALRAARFLAGRGAGLFDMRDVLGLK
- a CDS encoding NADP-dependent malic enzyme, with the protein product MSTNPAKTKLREAALDYHEFPTPGKIAVAPTKQMINQRDLALAYSPGVAFACEEIVENPLNAARFTARSNLVGVVTNGTAVLGLGNIGPLASKPVMEGKAVLFKKFAGIDVFDIELNENDPHKLVDVIAALEPTFGGINLEDIKAPDCFIVERECRKRMKIPVFHDDQHGTAIVVAAAVTNGLKVVGKDISKVKLVASGAGAAALACLDLLVDLGLQLENIFVTDLAGVVYQGRTELMDPDKERFARETNARTLAEVIEGADIFLGLSAGGVLKPEMVKTMGTRPLILALANPTPEILPEVALEVRPDAVLATGRTDYPNQVNNVLCFPFIFRGALDAGATTVTREMEIAAVNAIAGLARQEQSDVVATAYGIQDLSFGPEYLIPKPFDPRLIVKIAPAVAQAAMDSGVATRPIEDMEAYKQHLQQFVYHSGTTMKPIFQQARSLPAERKRVVFAEGEEERVLRAVQIVVDEKIATPVLIGRPSVIESRIERYGLRLTPGVDFTVVNTEHDERYRDFWQTYAHMMARKGISHQMAKLEMRRRTTLIGSMLLAKGEADGMICGTISTTHRHLHFIDQVIGKRQGCSVYAAMNALVLPGRQIFLVDTHVNVDPTPEQLAEIAIMAAEEVRRFGIEPKVALVSHSNFGTSNAPSAQKMRDTLAILQVRAPDLQVDGEMHGDVALDANLRREVLPESTLEGDANLLVLPNIDAANIAYNLLKTAAGNNVAIGPILLGAAKPVHVLTASATVRRIVNMTALLVADVSAAR
- the fur gene encoding ferric iron uptake transcriptional regulator, translated to MTNPTDLKNIGLKATLPRLKILEIFQRSPVRHLTAEDVYRNLLTDQLDIGLATVYRVLTQFEQAGLLSRSNFESGKAVFELNEGTHHDHLVCIDCGRVEEFFDPEIEKRQQTIAQERGFKLQEHALALYGACTKENCPHRKH
- the speE gene encoding polyamine aminopropyltransferase, translated to MNARAHAPLLFRPTADAVYGFPHARRIASVVSPHQRIDVWETGRLGTLFTLDGRPMTSTGDEFIYHECMVHPAALVHPEPKKALVLGGGDGGAARQLLKHPSIERIVVAELDEAVVQMARRHLNAVHRGALDDRRVELVIGNAARFVEATREQFDLVVFDLTPPDSPAAELYTEHFYARLKAVMTPRAALSMHLGSAQFHLQRAVALLHGLRANFAIVHAMSACVPLYGSLWLMAIASDTLDAAALFKNDIEGRLAARRIAELQYYGAGLHPALFALPQALGDALAGRRTA
- the tkt gene encoding transketolase, encoding MTTSSSAPTALMANAIRALAMDAVQQANSGHPGMPMGMAEIAVALWSRHLKHNPANPHWADRDRFVLSNGHGSMLLYALLHLTGYDLPMAELKNFRQLHSKTPGHPEYGITPGVETTTGPLGQGLANAVGMALAEALLAAEFNKADAAIVDHYTYVFLGDGCLMEGISHEVCSLAGTLKLGKLIALYDDNGISIDGHVEHWFHDDTPKRFEAYGWNVIRDVAGHDVDAVDAAIAAAKRAGKPTLICCKTVIGKGAPTKAGTHDVHGAALGAQEIAATREALGWKWEPFVIPQEVYAAWDAKELGARSEALWSDAFAQYRAKYPAEAAEFERRMAGKLPADWAAKAQAIVAGANERAETIATRKASQQAIEGLAAVLPELLGGSADLTGSNLTNWKASKPVRAGENGIDWGNHINYGVREFGMSAIINGIALHGGHKAFGGTFLTFSDYSRNALRVAALMKAPSIFVFTHDSIGLGEDGPTHQSVEHLASLRLIPNLQVWRPADTVETAVAWTQAVEHRGPSCLVFSRQNLPFSERTDMQIQDVAKGGYVLRDWNDEIVARKIILIATGSEVELALKAVEPLAREGIGARVVSMPATTVFDRQDAQYRERVLPHGVRRVAIEAGVTDYWRKYVGLEGGVVGIDTYGESAPAGVLFKHFGFTVEHVVAAAKAALDA
- the gap gene encoding type I glyceraldehyde-3-phosphate dehydrogenase, whose amino-acid sequence is MTIRVAINGYGRIGRNTLRAFYESGKKHDLEIVAINDLGDAKTNAHLTQYDTAHGRFNAEVAVDGDYLVVNGDKIRVLANRNPAELPWGDLGVDVVMECTGFFTSKAKASAHLQGGARKVLISAPGGKDVDATVVYGVNHQALKAEHTVVSNASCTTNCLAPLVKPLNDKIGLETGLMTTVHAYTNDQVLTDVYHEDLRRARSATHSQIPTKTGAAAAIGLVLPELAGKLDGYAIRVPTINVSIVDLSFIAKRDTTVEEINAIMKAASEGELKGILGYNEAPLVSVDFNHNPASSTFDATLTKVAGRLVKVSSWYDNEWGFSNRMLDTAVALATAK
- a CDS encoding outer membrane protein assembly factor BamE, encoding MSPNFLLKCRGSGAQCVAIATMAVTLLGGCSTYDSVTQRIARSITPYRITVVQGNFVSKEAAAKMQVGMTRADVKSALGTPLLADMFHADRWDYLFYFKRGFTDVVQQRDFIVHFEGDRVASWEGGDDLPSELELLADIDGDKRGKKAKVKQSVAAASAPAAASAPAPEPAEQGADANAQAAQAANRAVNQTPATAPSTSSARSGAPSATGTPAGAVPQLQWRRQPQPAQQDQSQPVGPTSPQSSDGSMQRNQPLTSVPAKEASRG
- a CDS encoding 16S rRNA (uracil(1498)-N(3))-methyltransferase, producing MPRFFVDMPLLVGDVLTLPDEVARHVQVLRLAPGDSLVLFNGRGGQHAARLVEIGRRHALAEVGEFSPIDAEPPYEIALAQGIAGGDKMDWLIEKSVELGAARVVPLSAARSVVRLAAERAQRRQSHWQALVRAACEQCGRNRIPEVEAPQEFGRWLDTLSAEASEGELRLMLSPRGARSLHSLPESPPTGRVTLLVGPEGGLAPEEEAAAGQRGFVALALGPRVLRTETAGMAVLAALAARWGGW